A DNA window from Nyctibius grandis isolate bNycGra1 chromosome 25, bNycGra1.pri, whole genome shotgun sequence contains the following coding sequences:
- the LOC137673440 gene encoding beta-galactosidase-1-like protein 2 has protein sequence MWPCGGRRQRRLGGVALLVFVLWLALRRYYPCLLPVVSEPCDNAVLYRFNWSELIPLRLWGRTLGLQTANSQFLLEGMPFRIFGGSMHYFRVPREYWEDRMLKMKACGLNTLTTYVPWNLHEQERGKFDFSRNLDLEAFLSLAAKNGLWVILRPGPYICSEWDLGGLPSWLLQDPEMQLRTTYKGFTEAVDAYFDHLMPVVVPLQYKKGGPIIAVQVENEYGSYAKDPNYMTYVKMALLNRGIVELLMTSDNKNGLSFGLVEGALATVNFQKLEPGLLKYLDRVQRDQPKMVMEYWTGWFDNWGGPHYVFDADEMVNTVASILKLGASINLYMFHGGTNFGFMNGALAADEYKSDVTSYDYDAVLTEAGDYTSKFFKLRQLFSMIIGQPLPLPPMIESKASYGAILLHQYISLWDVLPSLLQPIKSEVPVNMENLHLNDSGGQSYGYVLYETVIFGGGHLHSRDHVRDRAQVFVNTMYVGELDYNTVELSLPEGQGFRQLRLLVENRGRVNYGLALNEQRKGLIGDVFLNKTPLRNFKIYSLEMKPGFMKSLRHMAGWSAVPDYFVGPAFFRGKLWIEHQPQDTFLKLQGWEKGVVFVNGQNLGRYWKIGPQETLYLPGPWLWKGNNEIVIFEERTAGRIIQSVDIPYLGRTQYVD, from the exons ATGTGGCCgtgcggcgggcggcggcagcgccgcCTCGGGGGCGTCGCGCTGCTCGTGTTCGTGCTGTGGCTGGCGCTGCGCAG GTATTACCCATGCCTGCTGCCGGTTGTTTCAGAGCCCTGTGACAATGCTGTGCTATACAG GTTTAACTGGAGTGAGCTGATCCCTCTGCGGCTATGGGGGAGGACCCTCGGCTTGCAGACAGCAAACTCCCAGTTCCTCCTGGAAGGCATGCCTTTCCGCATATTCGGAGGTTCCATGCACTATTTCCGAGTGCCCAGGGAGTACTGGGAAGACCGCATGCTGAAGATGAAAGCATGTGGCTTAAACACCCTCACGAC GTACGTGCCGTGGAACCTTCATGAACAAGAAAGAGGGAAGTTTGACTTCAGTCGAAACCTGGATCTAGA GGCCTTCCTTTCACTGGCAGCTAAAAATGGACTGTGGGTGATTCTGCGTCCCGGACCTTATATCTGCTCCGAATGGGACCTTGGTGGTCTGCCCAG TTGGCTACTGCAAGACCCAGAGATGCAACTGAGGACAACGTACAAGGGCTTcacagaagctgtggatgcctaTTTTGATCACCTAATGCCTGTTGTCGTCCCTCTTCAG TACAAGAAAGGAGGTCCCATCATTGCAGTGCAAGTGGAGAATGAATATGGTTCCTATGCCAAGGACCCAAACTACATGACCTACGTTAAAATG GCCCTGTTAAACAGAGGGATTGTGGAGCTGTTAATGACCTCAGACAACAAGAACGGGCTGTCGTTTGGCTTAGTGGAAGGAG CACTGGCCACTGTTAACTTTCAGAAACTGGAACCTGGGCTACTGAAATATCTGGACAGAGTGCAG AGAGATCAGCCAAAGATGGTGATGGAGTACTGGACCGGATGGTTTGATAACTGGGGAGGCCCTCACTATGTCTTTGATGCCGATG AAATGGTGAATACCGTAGCAAGCATCCTCAAATTAGGAGCATCCATCAATCTCTACATGTTCCATGGAGGCACCAACTTTGGCTTCATGAATGGTGCTTTGGCAGCTGATGAATACAAGTCAGACGTCACCAGTTATG ATTACGACGCTGTGCTGACAGAGGCTGGAGACTACACATCCAAATTTTTCAAGCTCCGACAGCTCTTCAGCATGATCATTG GCcagcctcttcctctccctcccatgATTGAAAGCAAGGCATCATACGGTGCAATCCTGTTGCATCAATACATCTCTCTCTGGGATGTGTTACCATCTCTTTTACAG CCCATTAAGTCAGAGGTTCCTGTTAACATGGAGAATCTGCACCTAAATGATAGCGGTGGGCAGTCGTACGGATATGTGCTTTATGAGACGGTCATATTTGGTGGTGGACATCTGCATTCAAGGGACCATGTCCGTGACCGAGCACAG GTGTTTGTTAACACCATGTATGTTGGTGAGCTGGACTACAACACAGTGGAGCTCTCCCTTCCTGAAGGACAG GGATTCAGGCAGCTAAGGCTCTTGGTAGAGAACCGTGGTCGTGTCAATTATGGCCTGGCACTGAATGAACAGAGGAAAG GCTTAATTGGTGATGTCTTCTTGAATAAAACCCCCTTGAGGAACTTCAAGATTTACAGTTTGGAGATGAAACCTGGCTTCATGAAAAG CTTGCGCCACATGGCGGGATGGAGCGCAGTCCCAGATTACTTCGTCGGTCCGGCTTTTTTTCGTGGAAAGCTGTGGATAGAGCACCAGCCACAGGACACTTTCTTGAAGCTACAG GGCTGGGAAAAAGGAGTTGTGTTTGTCAATGGTCAGAACCTCGGCCGCTACTGGAAAATTGGACCTCAGGAAACACTCTACCTTCCTGGCCCCTGGCTATGGAAAGGGAACAATGAG ATTGTCATTTTTGAAGAACGCACTGCAGGACGGATAATACAATCTGTCGACATACCTTATTTAGGAAGGACCCAGTACGTGGACTGA